From Amaranthus tricolor cultivar Red isolate AtriRed21 chromosome 4, ASM2621246v1, whole genome shotgun sequence:
AGCCGTATGTGACGTCACTCTTTGCACTATTTTCTGACTGTCTACAAAATTGTGCAGATAAATCTGAAGCACCTGCTTTCAATGTCTCAAACTTCGATGAAAACAAGCAAGGAAGCGATCTAGCCTCTGGTCCTGTACATAACAATGAATTGGCTTTATTGGAAGATAAgcatttgaatgaaacttgtgCTGAAAACTCCTATGAGACTTCCTGCACTGATGATAATGTAACCAAAGCACTTGCTGGCGAGTTTCATTCTGGGGAGGATACTGGAAACCATACCAAAACTGATGTTCTGGGGTCCGTGGACCACGCTGAGGTACAGACTGGAGTAGATAGAAGTAGCATCACAACTGGTATATTGGGGTCTACCGAGAGTTTTGAGGTGGAGGGTTCCAACTTCGACGAggaaaaaaagaagggaaatgGAAAGACTGAGCGACTAAGTCGTACGGTCCCTCGTGGTCTGGAAGAATTTAAGAAGAAGGCCCTTAATTCTAGCAGTACAAATGTTTCTGGTGCGACAGGGAATGTCATTCATAGAATGGAACCTGGGGGTGGTGAGTACAACTATGCTTCAGCAGCAAAGGGAGCTAAGGTATTGGATTCGAACAAGGAAGCTAAAGGTGCTTCTAATATTTTGAATAAGGATAAGGACAAGTATCTTAGAAACCCATGTTCAGCCGAGGGGAAATTTGTTGTCATAGAACTCTCTGAAGAAACTTTAGTCGATATGATCGAAATAGCGAATTTTGAGCATTACTCTTCGAATTTGAAAGACTTCGAGCTGTTGGGTAGTCAAGTTTATCCTACTCAAACGTGGGAAAAATTGGGTAACTTTTCCGCCGGAAATGTGAAGCATGCTCAAAGATTTGCACTCTCGGTTCCCAAATGGGTGAGGTACCTGAAATTGAATATATTGAGCCATTATGGATCTGAGTTTTATTGTACACTCAGTAGTGTTGAGGTATATGGTGTTGATGCTGTCGAGAGAATGCTGGAGGATCTAATAAATGTTCCTGATCATCATCGTTATGAAAACAAAGAACCGGCAGTTGATCAGGAACCAACGGCTCATGTTGCAGAATCCGCTGAGAGCGGCACAAATCAAGATAATCCCTTTGAAAATGAAACGGCTGAAGGTAAAAATTTGAAACACAATGAAGCTATTGATGGAAGTCCTGATCATGTTGAAGAAGTGCGTCACCAAGTTAGTCGGATGCCTGGTGATACTGTTCTTAAGATACTCATGCAAAAAGTTCGAACACTAGACTTAAGTTTATCTGTTCTTGAAAGGTATCTAGAGGAGGTTAACTCTCGATATACAAACATTTTCAAGGAGTTTGATAACGATTTGGAAGAGAAAGAATGGCTATTGGAGAAGACCAGATTGGATTTGAAGAATGTTCTTGATAGCAAGGATGTTATTGTACGTATTGATATCTCATCATATTTTAGTTTTGAGTTTTCTttaatacttccttcgttccatttttgtctttttacgcaatccaatgtgttatattcatcatttatatattaaactatacacatctaatctaaaaaatataaaaagttgatatcacgaaagtatgcaattagacagttcaaacaagatcccatttgactatattttttcttatacatgagctgcaatatataaaataagtttgaacgatgaataatgtcaaTAATTGTAATGTattcagaacggaggaagtattattgtttttcatGATAATTCCATATGGCTAAGATCTTGTTTGTGACTTGTTGAATATTTGATTCGTTGTTTCCAGGCTAAAGATGTTGATGATCTCGTGGCTTGGAGATCCTTAGTTTCTGTGCAGTTGGATGCTGTACTAAAGGACAATGCTATTCTCAGGTTGTATTTTGTTCCTATACTTTGATCATGTTGATTGTCCCTCGAATGAGGATTGCTCATCCGTACCCACTCCCTTTTATATTATTCCTCGTACCTTTGAATGAGTCGATTTAGAAATGGAAATTGTTGATAGTTTCCATCAAGGGTCGGAAACTAAAGAGCATATCGTAGGGATTTATCATTACTTTATTCATGGACTCTGAATGCTCAGAAAAATCTTAGTAATATACTAGGGATGAGCGGATAGATTGCATATCATTTTGATGGAGGAAAGATTTGAGATCGGAACTTTTCTTGTCACCGTCATATTTATAGTTAGAGCTTGATGTTTGTATCTTGTGCTAAGCTGTTACTTGTCTACATATtcatgttaaggaaccaacttagccaaaaacttaaactgatggttgagaccCCAATACATGTTATATACACTATTACGTCCCCTCACACGACAACATGTTGGGTTACAACTGTGAATGCAACACAAGTCTCCTTCATACTCAGCGCCTAACCTTTCCACATGAAAAAAGGGGTtgatgagatttttttttttgaaaattggaAATATTATTGATAAAACACTGAATCTTGGGGGACCTAAAACCGCCGCCATAAAAATCCTTGGAGGGGAAAAAGCCATTGGAAGAGGGGCCCAAGAGACAGGCCACACAAAGAGGAGCATAGTAGTGTACTATGCAAACAAAACCACATACATCAAGTCTACCATCCTAGTATATTCGAGTCAAGTCACACCTTACACACCAAGCACATCtaggcttctgataccatatcgATTCATCACCTTTTGTGGTCTTTAATACACTTTGCTTCTATCTTCTGATACCAGCCCTTGAATTTTGCAGATCTGATATCAGGAAGGTCCAGGAAAGACAGTTTCACATGGAGAGCAAGGGTATCGTGGTATTTCTTATAAGCGTAGTTTTTGGTTTTGTGTCGCTTTTTATGCTGTTCACAGATATGGTAAATAGTGTTTATAAGTCGGAGAAATCCAGGAAATTTTGTTTGAAGTCTTCctggttttttctatttttgagcTGTAC
This genomic window contains:
- the LOC130811431 gene encoding SUN domain-containing protein 4-like isoform X1 — its product is MQRSRRALLRRGVIEKTIGRKYLYKISVSLVILLWAFIFLLNSWISHGDGHQDKSEAPAFNVSNFDENKQGSDLASGPVHNNELALLEDKHLNETCAENSYETSCTDDNVTKALAGEFHSGEDTGNHTKTDVLGSVDHAEVQTGVDRSSITTGILGSTESFEVEGSNFDEEKKKGNGKTERLSRTVPRGLEEFKKKALNSSSTNVSGATGNVIHRMEPGGGEYNYASAAKGAKVLDSNKEAKGASNILNKDKDKYLRNPCSAEGKFVVIELSEETLVDMIEIANFEHYSSNLKDFELLGSQVYPTQTWEKLGNFSAGNVKHAQRFALSVPKWVRYLKLNILSHYGSEFYCTLSSVEVYGVDAVERMLEDLINVPDHHRYENKEPAVDQEPTAHVAESAESGTNQDNPFENETAEGKNLKHNEAIDGSPDHVEEVRHQVSRMPGDTVLKILMQKVRTLDLSLSVLERYLEEVNSRYTNIFKEFDNDLEEKEWLLEKTRLDLKNVLDSKDVIAKDVDDLVAWRSLVSVQLDAVLKDNAILRSDIRKVQERQFHMESKGIVVFLISVVFGFVSLFMLFTDMVNSVYKSEKSRKFCLKSSWFFLFLSCTSTIVVLSL
- the LOC130811431 gene encoding SUN domain-containing protein 4-like isoform X2, whose product is MNQMNRQFPSISTLLHLFIILPLLYDYKSEAPAFNVSNFDENKQGSDLASGPVHNNELALLEDKHLNETCAENSYETSCTDDNVTKALAGEFHSGEDTGNHTKTDVLGSVDHAEVQTGVDRSSITTGILGSTESFEVEGSNFDEEKKKGNGKTERLSRTVPRGLEEFKKKALNSSSTNVSGATGNVIHRMEPGGGEYNYASAAKGAKVLDSNKEAKGASNILNKDKDKYLRNPCSAEGKFVVIELSEETLVDMIEIANFEHYSSNLKDFELLGSQVYPTQTWEKLGNFSAGNVKHAQRFALSVPKWVRYLKLNILSHYGSEFYCTLSSVEVYGVDAVERMLEDLINVPDHHRYENKEPAVDQEPTAHVAESAESGTNQDNPFENETAEGKNLKHNEAIDGSPDHVEEVRHQVSRMPGDTVLKILMQKVRTLDLSLSVLERYLEEVNSRYTNIFKEFDNDLEEKEWLLEKTRLDLKNVLDSKDVIAKDVDDLVAWRSLVSVQLDAVLKDNAILRSDIRKVQERQFHMESKGIVVFLISVVFGFVSLFMLFTDMVNSVYKSEKSRKFCLKSSWFFLFLSCTSTIVVLSL